Proteins co-encoded in one Amaranthus tricolor cultivar Red isolate AtriRed21 chromosome 7, ASM2621246v1, whole genome shotgun sequence genomic window:
- the LOC130818480 gene encoding uncharacterized protein LOC130818480, giving the protein MRQRRWLELIKDYETEILYHPGKANKVADALSRRPHGGIHFMRNLPRELWLELQKKFREQSMIEVQEKAMCSVDAELRNDILHEAHARSYSVHWGRDKMIKSKRKKEVGLTQPLDIPDWKWDSISMDFVVAKIYVQEIVKLHRVPRIINSDKDSKFLSHFWKELQEAFGTKLSLSTDFHPATDGRIEKTI; this is encoded by the exons ATGAGACAGAGACGGTGGCTTGAGCTTATTAAAGATTATGAAACCGAGATCCTTTATCATCCTGGTAAAGCTAATAAAGTTGCAGATGCCTTAAGTCGAAGACCTCATGGTGGAATACATTTCATGAGAAATTTGCCGAGAGAGTTATGGTTAGAACTTCAGAAGAAGTTCAGGGAACAATCAAT GATTGAAGTTCAAGAAAAGGCTATGTGTTCCGTGGATGCTGAATTAAGGAATGACATTCTTCACGAAGCCCATGCTAGATCTTACTCAGTACATTGGGGTCGCGATAAGATG ATCAAGtcaaagagaaagaaagaagttGGGTTGACGCAACCATTAGATATACCTGATTGGAAGTGGGATTCCATTTCAATGGATTTTGTGGTTG CTAAAATCTATGTTCAAGAGATAGTCAAATTACATAGGGTGCCCAGAATTATCAATTCTGATAAGGATTCTAAATTCTTATCACATTTTTGGAAAGAATTACAAGAAGCTTTCGGAACAAAGTTGAGTTTGAGTACTGATTTTCATCCAGCTACTGATGGCCGAATAGAGAAAACTATTTAA
- the LOC130817744 gene encoding cationic amino acid transporter 4, vacuolar-like, translated as MGAVDNYGGQCVKGFRGLRRRKHVDSDNLKISHGDQQLAKRLNVIDLIGIGVGTTIGAGVYILIGSVAREQTGPALPVAFLIAGIAAALSAFCYAELSCRCPSAGSAYHYSYICLGEGVAWIIGWALILEYAIGGSVVARGVTPNLALYFGGEGNLPVLLSRHTIFGIVVDPCAAVVIVVATVLMCTGIKESSMAQTIVTSVNICALIFVIAAGGYLASKNGWVGYENSDGYLPFGINGVLGGSATVFFSYIGFDSVTAAAEEVKNPKRDLPLGVGISLSLSCILYMLLSFVIVGLVPYYDLNKDTPISSAFFDYNLKWAVLIVTTGAVMALLASLMGSLLPQARILMAMARDGLLPSFFSDIDEHTKVPVKGTIVTGILATTLAFCMDVSQLAGMVSVGTLLAFAAVAVSVLVIRYIPPNEHLLSSVSESSSIVGHSHNMLGVLSELREGPLSGDCCQGSIPKGGQSHGASVDNEAYLNGQKGKRRRKLAAYFLAIICVGVILLTSAASAERLTSPSRVTLCGIGGAIFSIGNIGLAFIGQDAAAKEFGHTGGFLCPFVPYFPAACILLNTYLLINLGSDTWIRVSVWLIIGAFVYLLYGRTHSILLNASYVPVSHADDSD; from the exons GAGTTGGAACCACCATTGGGGCTGGGGTTTACATCCTCATTGGGAGTGTTGCAAGAGAACAGACAGGCCCTGCTCTACCTGTTGCATTCTTGATAGCTGGAATAGCCGCTGCCTTGTCTGCATTTTGTTATGCTGAGCTTTCCTGTCGTTGCCCTTCAGCTGGAAGCGCTTACCATTATTCATACATATGTCTTGGGGAAGG TGTTGCATGGATTATTGGATGGGCTCTCATATTGGAGTATGCCATTGGTGGTTCTGTTGTTGCTCGTGGTGTTACTCCAAACCTG GCTTTATATTTTGGGGGAGAGGGGAATTTGCCAGTACTTCTCTCTCGTCATACAATATTTGGCATTGTAGTTGATCCATGTGCTGCAGTTGTGATCGTTGTTGCTACAGTACTCATGTGCACAGGAATTAAGGAA AGCTCAATGGCTCAAACAATAGTTACATCTGTAAATATTTGTGCATTAATATTTGTAATTGCGGCTGGTGGCTACTTGGCATCTAAGAATGGATGGGTTGGATACGAAAATTCTGATGG ATATTTACCTTTCGGCATAAATGGAGTGCTTGGTGGTTCTGCTACAGTGTTCTTTTCATACATTGGTTTTGATTCTGTTACGGCCGCTGCTGAGGAG GTTAAAAATCCCAAGAGAGACTTACCGTTGGGAGTGGGGATCTCATTATCCCTGAGTTGTATACTCTATATGcttctttcttttgttattgTTGGGTTAGTTCCTTATTATGATTTGAACAAGGACACCCCAATTTCATCTGCTTTTTTCGATTACAACTTAAAATGGGCAGT TTTAATTGTAACAACTGGAGCAGTCATGGCCCTGCTTGCAAGTTTAATGGGATCACTTCTTCCTCAG GCTCGGATTCTGATGGCCATGGCTAGAGATGGGTTACTGCCATCCTTCTTTTCTGACATTGATGAACATACCAAAGTTCCAGTGAAGGGAACAATAGTGACTGGCATTCTTGCTACTACTCTAGCCTTTTGTATGGATGTGTCACAGTTGGCAGGAATG GTTAGTGTGGGCACGCTGCTTGCATTTGCTGCAGTTGCAGTATCTGTTTTAGTCATTAGATATATTCCACCAAATGAACATCTCCTATCATCAGTTAGTGAATCTTCCTCTATCGTTGGTCATAGTCATAATATGCTGGGAGTTCTAAGCGAACTACGTGAAGGTCCTTTGTCAGGGGATTGTTGTCAAGGTTCAATTCCGAAGGGAGGCCAAAGCCATGGAGCATCTGTCGACAATGAAGCTTATTTAA ACGGCCAAAAGGGGAAAAGAAGACGGAAACTGGCTGCTTATTTCCTGGCAATTATTTGTGTAGGTGTTATATTGCTTACTTCTGCTGCTTCAGCTGAGCGCCTTACCAG CCCGTCTCGTGTCACACTTTGCGGAATTGGCGGTGCTATATTTTCGATTGGGAATATTGGCCTTGCATTCATAGGCCAAGACGCTGCTGCAAAGGAATTCGGACATACTGGCG GTTTCCTTTGCCCGTTTGTTCCATACTTTCCAGCTGCCTGCATACTTCTGAATACTTACCTTCTTATAAATCTTGG TTCTGATACTTGGATTCGCGTTTCAGTATGGCTTATAATCGGAGCTTTCGTATACCTTTTGTATGGTCGTACACACAGCATACTGTTGAATGCTTCATATGTCCCTGTTTCTCATGCCGACGACTCTGATTAG